The Flammeovirgaceae bacterium genome contains a region encoding:
- the cysQ gene encoding 3'(2'),5'-bisphosphate nucleotidase CysQ: MKGFELLKVGIHAAGCACKEILEIYHSENFNTELKADRSPLTMADKRAHSTILSALAEANIPVLSEEGKDVPYELRRNWEYLWLVDPLDGTKEFLKRNGEFTVNIALIHNQRPVLGVVAVPVSGDVYYAAEGNGAFVKRNGKAIQLPKRSPVNLMQPGIRVVASRSHLNDETKAFIDSLNNPTLVSKGSSLKFMLLAEGIADVYPRFAPTMEWDTAAAHTIVREVGLCVLQRDAETELVYNKPDLINPHFISA, translated from the coding sequence ATATATCATTCAGAAAACTTTAATACCGAACTGAAAGCGGACCGCTCGCCATTAACTATGGCCGACAAGCGGGCGCACTCAACTATTCTTTCTGCGCTGGCCGAAGCCAACATACCGGTGTTGAGTGAGGAGGGAAAGGATGTTCCGTATGAGCTACGCAGAAACTGGGAATACCTTTGGCTGGTTGATCCACTTGATGGCACCAAAGAATTTTTAAAGCGCAATGGTGAGTTTACCGTAAACATTGCTCTTATACATAACCAGCGCCCGGTACTTGGTGTGGTGGCCGTTCCGGTAAGCGGAGATGTGTATTATGCAGCCGAAGGCAACGGAGCTTTTGTAAAGCGAAACGGAAAGGCCATTCAATTGCCAAAGAGGTCACCGGTTAACCTGATGCAACCCGGCATCCGGGTTGTGGCATCGCGGTCGCACCTGAATGATGAGACGAAAGCGTTTATTGATTCATTGAATAACCCCACGCTGGTATCAAAAGGCAGCAGCCTGAAGTTTATGCTGCTGGCCGAAGGCATAGCCGATGTTTATCCGCGGTTTGCCCCCACGATGGAGTGGGATACTGCCGCAGCGCATACTATTGTGCGGGAGGTGGGCCTCTGCGTTCTTCAGAGAGATGCTGAGACGGAACTGGTTTACAATAAACCGGATTTGATAAACCCGCATTTTATTTCTGCTTAG
- a CDS encoding PIN domain-containing protein has product MLPASIPDVFLDTDVAFDIISKREPFFESSVNVLKLAAQHRVQLLISEISIANLIYLTFDIYKLKDGKSRLIDFVQATGIVQSGKSCILRALESSFKDKEDGLQYFTALQASADFFLTRNIRDYRKFAATELPVYTPEKFCEAFVS; this is encoded by the coding sequence ATGTTGCCGGCAAGTATTCCTGATGTGTTCCTTGATACCGATGTTGCCTTCGATATCATTTCGAAGCGTGAACCTTTTTTTGAGTCATCTGTCAATGTACTCAAACTGGCCGCACAGCACCGGGTACAGCTACTGATTTCTGAGATCAGTATTGCTAATCTTATTTACTTAACGTTCGACATATACAAACTCAAGGATGGAAAATCCAGACTTATCGATTTTGTTCAGGCCACTGGAATAGTTCAGAGTGGCAAATCATGTATTTTGCGCGCGTTAGAATCCTCTTTTAAAGACAAAGAAGATGGTTTACAGTATTTTACCGCATTACAAGCCTCAGCAGATTTCTTCCTGACCCGCAACATTCGGGATTACAGAAAATTTGCTGCGACTGAACTTCCTGTATATACTCCCGAAAAATTCTGTGAGGCGTTTGTATCCTAA
- a CDS encoding SDR family oxidoreductase produces MGKKQRVLITGGAGFLGSHLCDRFIKEGFHVIAMDNLITGDLRNIEHLFKHPDFEFYHHDVSTFVHVPGELHYILHFASPASPIDYLKIPIQTLKVGSLGIHNLLGLARVKKSRILIASTSEVYGDPLVHPQPEEYYGNVNPVGPRGVYDEAKRFQEAMTMAYHTFHGLDTRIARIFNTYGPRMRLNDGRVLPAFIGQALRGEDLTVFGDGSQTRSFCFIDDQVEGLFRLLMSDYHLPVNIGNPEEITIMDFATEIIKLTGTPQKIITKPLPVDDPKQRQPDISKAKEILGWEPKVSRADGLRITYEFFKSLPKEILFERENKSFEKYIR; encoded by the coding sequence ATGGGTAAGAAGCAACGCGTTTTGATTACCGGTGGTGCCGGTTTCCTCGGCTCCCACTTGTGCGACCGGTTTATAAAGGAAGGTTTTCATGTCATCGCTATGGATAACCTGATTACCGGTGACCTGCGAAATATTGAACACCTCTTTAAACATCCCGACTTTGAATTTTACCACCACGATGTCTCCACCTTTGTACACGTGCCGGGCGAACTGCACTACATCCTGCACTTTGCCTCACCGGCCAGCCCCATTGACTACCTGAAAATTCCTATCCAGACGTTAAAAGTGGGTTCGCTCGGAATCCACAACCTGCTGGGTCTGGCGCGGGTAAAAAAATCACGGATACTGATTGCTTCTACCTCCGAAGTGTATGGCGATCCGCTGGTACATCCGCAACCCGAAGAGTACTATGGCAACGTAAACCCGGTTGGCCCCCGCGGGGTGTATGACGAAGCCAAGCGTTTTCAGGAGGCGATGACGATGGCGTACCACACCTTCCACGGATTGGATACCCGCATCGCGCGAATCTTTAATACCTACGGTCCGCGTATGCGATTAAATGATGGCCGGGTATTGCCGGCATTTATAGGGCAGGCCCTGCGGGGAGAAGATCTGACTGTATTTGGCGATGGCTCGCAGACCCGATCGTTCTGTTTTATCGATGACCAGGTTGAAGGATTGTTCCGTCTGCTTATGTCGGACTACCACCTGCCGGTGAACATCGGCAATCCGGAGGAGATCACAATTATGGATTTTGCAACGGAAATTATAAAGCTAACGGGTACACCCCAGAAAATTATCACCAAACCCCTCCCGGTTGACGACCCTAAGCAACGCCAGCCCGATATCAGCAAGGCAAAGGAAATTCTTGGTTGGGAACCCAAAGTATCGCGGGCCGATGGGTTGAGGATTACCTACGAGTTTTTCAAGTCGCTGCCCAAGGAGATTTTGTTTGAGCGGGAGAATAAGAGTTTTGAAAAGTATATAAGGTAA
- a CDS encoding polysaccharide export protein, which produces MMRIFWWLFCSSLLFSSCVTNKKYVLLQKDDVNKKDLPKDTVVRTYDLKMYEYRIQPEDNLSVRFESLTPEEFDIFNRSIQGNTNFNLTQGNALLIGELVDPNGEISYPVIGKVKVAGLTVYEAQDKLQKLADEYLKSPVVKVRLINFRFTILGEVKQEGTVTLPNNRVNYIEAIGLAGGLTDLADKRNIKLIRQVNGKAEVRYIDLLDEDFVNRPEYFVYQNDILIVPSLRQRPYQTYFGKNLSLFISSLSLFLITITLINSID; this is translated from the coding sequence ATGATGAGGATTTTTTGGTGGTTGTTTTGTTCCTCCCTGCTGTTCAGTTCCTGCGTTACCAACAAGAAGTACGTACTCCTGCAAAAAGATGATGTGAATAAAAAGGATTTACCCAAGGATACTGTGGTAAGGACATATGATTTAAAAATGTACGAATACCGTATTCAACCCGAGGACAATCTTTCAGTGAGGTTTGAGAGCCTGACGCCTGAAGAGTTCGATATTTTTAATCGGAGCATTCAAGGTAACACGAATTTCAATCTTACTCAGGGTAATGCCCTCCTGATAGGTGAATTGGTTGACCCGAATGGGGAGATCAGTTATCCGGTTATAGGTAAAGTAAAAGTTGCAGGGTTAACCGTATATGAGGCACAGGATAAATTACAGAAACTGGCCGATGAATATCTCAAGTCTCCCGTTGTAAAAGTGCGACTGATAAATTTTCGTTTTACCATTCTGGGCGAGGTAAAACAGGAGGGTACTGTTACCCTTCCAAATAACCGCGTTAATTATATAGAAGCAATTGGATTGGCTGGGGGGCTTACCGACCTGGCGGATAAACGAAACATTAAACTTATCAGGCAGGTAAATGGAAAAGCAGAAGTACGCTATATTGACCTACTGGATGAAGATTTTGTAAATAGACCGGAGTATTTCGTTTATCAAAATGACATACTTATTGTGCCCTCCCTGAGGCAGCGACCGTACCAGACTTACTTTGGTAAGAATCTTTCATTATTCATATCCTCACTCTCATTGTTTCTTATCACTATAACATTAATTAACTCGATTGATTAA
- a CDS encoding polysaccharide biosynthesis tyrosine autokinase, with protein sequence MAESFLEQDIRQSPQSTTLDYKRVLYRALQFWYLIVLSIVVAVSIAFLYNRYSVPVFEINASIIIRETQEPSEGKFLYNNPIVSPYRNYYNEIYIIRSIPLIERVIDSLNFGVLFYRQGKVLTIDAYHHVPVEAKVIAGAENGSHAFDLTIINESQFILSVDNQVTYQFGDTITIDNLKFIIVRKNGRKLETYYNDPFLLTIHSTLAVSRSYASRLEAKWAEQGASVVNLRILGQNQQRELDFMRELISAYQYYDLEKKNQTATRAIRFIDHQLSSIRDSLRFFEIQLEKFKDKNVVTDLGTEALRVFQKLEQLETQKTAILINENYYKYLRDYLSKSTNHDQVILPTSVGIQDPVLTNLVASMVELQLEVKLYGDVDRMRNPFIADKQSRLSAIKRDILESLASLEATDKIKSDQLNKQISDAEKQLAYLPAAERQLVTIQRNYTLLENLYVFLMQRKSEAEISKESNVTDIQVVNDPQVSGPISPKKVQNYTIAFAGGLILPFALFILFEIMNTRVQSKEDIEKITHMPFIGGVGHNTTEGNLIVYEKPKSAVAESFRALRSNIGYFTGYQDKKIILITSSISGEGKTFTSVNLATVLSLSGKKTVIIGADMRKPRLYTDFKLENNIGLSNYLAGIANLKEIVQPTPIENLYLLSSGPVPPNPSELLMRPKLADLFGGLLKEYDYVIIDSPPINLIADAFELAKYAHHTLYVVRQNYTPKEALRMVADYYGDGRLRNISVVLNDIFKSGLGYGYGYGYGYGYSYNYYGYGYHSKVQDNYYED encoded by the coding sequence ATGGCTGAGTCATTTTTAGAACAGGATATCCGTCAGTCCCCTCAAAGCACTACACTTGATTATAAGCGGGTGCTTTACCGGGCACTACAGTTTTGGTACCTAATTGTTTTATCTATTGTAGTAGCTGTTAGTATAGCTTTTTTATACAATCGTTACTCAGTACCTGTTTTTGAGATTAACGCGTCTATTATAATCCGAGAAACTCAGGAGCCCAGTGAAGGTAAATTTCTTTACAACAATCCAATTGTAAGTCCATACAGGAATTACTACAATGAGATTTATATCATTCGTTCTATTCCATTGATTGAACGGGTTATTGATAGTCTTAATTTCGGGGTTCTCTTTTACCGTCAAGGTAAAGTTCTTACCATTGATGCCTATCACCATGTGCCCGTTGAAGCTAAAGTGATTGCAGGTGCAGAAAACGGATCGCACGCTTTTGATCTTACAATTATTAATGAAAGCCAATTTATTCTGTCCGTTGATAATCAGGTTACATATCAATTTGGTGATACAATAACTATTGATAATTTGAAATTTATCATTGTTCGCAAAAATGGCCGTAAACTTGAAACCTATTATAACGATCCCTTTTTGTTAACTATCCACAGTACGTTGGCTGTTTCACGAAGCTATGCATCAAGGCTCGAAGCAAAATGGGCTGAACAAGGTGCTTCTGTAGTAAATCTGCGCATCCTGGGTCAGAACCAACAACGGGAACTTGATTTTATGCGCGAACTTATTTCTGCCTATCAGTACTATGACCTTGAAAAGAAAAATCAAACAGCTACCCGAGCTATACGATTTATTGATCATCAATTATCATCAATTCGCGATTCTTTGCGTTTTTTTGAGATACAGCTCGAAAAGTTTAAAGACAAAAATGTGGTTACTGACCTGGGCACGGAAGCCCTCAGGGTTTTTCAAAAACTTGAACAACTTGAAACCCAAAAAACAGCCATTTTGATAAATGAGAATTACTATAAATACCTTCGTGATTACCTAAGTAAGAGCACAAATCATGATCAAGTAATTCTGCCAACTTCTGTTGGTATACAAGATCCAGTACTTACCAACCTGGTAGCCAGTATGGTTGAATTGCAACTCGAAGTTAAACTTTATGGTGATGTTGACCGTATGCGTAATCCATTTATTGCGGACAAACAGTCCCGGTTGAGCGCCATTAAAAGAGACATTCTGGAATCACTTGCCTCACTAGAGGCAACAGATAAAATCAAATCCGACCAGTTAAACAAGCAGATAAGTGATGCCGAGAAACAACTGGCCTACCTTCCCGCTGCCGAGCGGCAACTGGTTACCATCCAGCGCAACTACACATTGCTTGAAAACCTATATGTTTTTCTGATGCAAAGAAAATCTGAGGCTGAAATATCCAAAGAATCTAACGTGACAGATATTCAGGTAGTAAATGACCCTCAGGTTAGCGGCCCTATTTCGCCTAAAAAAGTTCAGAATTATACAATTGCTTTTGCTGGCGGATTAATTTTGCCGTTTGCATTATTCATACTGTTTGAAATTATGAATACTCGGGTTCAATCGAAAGAAGATATTGAGAAGATTACACACATGCCGTTTATAGGCGGAGTTGGCCATAATACCACTGAAGGTAACCTGATTGTCTACGAGAAGCCAAAGTCTGCTGTGGCCGAATCATTCCGTGCACTCAGGTCCAACATTGGTTATTTTACAGGATACCAGGATAAAAAGATAATCCTCATCACCAGTTCTATCAGTGGTGAAGGCAAAACCTTTACATCCGTTAACCTGGCTACTGTGCTTTCACTTTCCGGAAAAAAAACCGTTATTATAGGTGCCGATATGCGAAAGCCTAGGCTTTATACTGATTTTAAACTAGAGAACAATATCGGTTTAAGCAATTACCTTGCTGGTATAGCCAATTTAAAAGAAATTGTTCAGCCAACACCTATTGAAAACCTGTACTTACTCAGCAGTGGCCCCGTGCCTCCCAATCCGAGTGAATTATTAATGCGCCCTAAACTTGCTGATCTTTTCGGAGGACTTTTAAAGGAGTATGATTATGTGATTATTGATTCCCCTCCCATTAACCTGATTGCCGATGCTTTTGAATTGGCTAAGTATGCGCACCATACTCTCTATGTAGTGCGTCAGAATTACACACCAAAGGAAGCACTAAGGATGGTTGCCGACTATTACGGAGATGGCCGGTTGAGAAATATCAGTGTCGTATTGAATGATATTTTTAAATCAGGGCTAGGATACGGTTACGGATACGGTTATGGTTACGGCTATAGCTATAATTACTATGGATATGGTTATCACAGTAAAGTCCAAGATAATTATTACGAAGATTAA
- a CDS encoding methyltransferase domain-containing protein — protein sequence MVTTLIKRHKEFIKLVYVRYRKPILAVYQTLHRFGKSRKCYVCGETFGRFTRYKGGSAFFPEWISMLQMVGSDVDNFGCPYCNSFDRERHLFMYFDNLNLWLQIKNCNVLHFAPEAHLSKRIEREGPAMYIKADLFPANESISKEDATDISFSDNTFDIVIANHVLEHIPDYEKALREIWRVLKPGGTAILQTPFSNVLKNNFEDAGINTPTLRSYFYAQHDHVRVFGKVQLFRSMKKAGFIFRIAHHNDLFRSEEAYYYGVNAFEDLLRLVKPEK from the coding sequence ATGGTTACGACCCTGATAAAGCGTCATAAGGAATTTATAAAATTGGTTTATGTCCGTTACCGTAAACCAATTCTGGCCGTTTACCAGACACTTCACCGGTTTGGCAAAAGCCGAAAATGTTATGTTTGCGGAGAGACATTCGGGCGGTTTACCCGATATAAAGGCGGTTCCGCTTTTTTTCCGGAATGGATATCCATGTTGCAAATGGTAGGTAGCGATGTAGATAATTTCGGCTGCCCGTATTGTAATTCTTTTGATCGGGAACGACATTTATTCATGTATTTCGATAATCTTAATTTGTGGCTTCAGATTAAGAACTGCAACGTACTACATTTTGCACCTGAAGCCCATCTTTCTAAACGAATTGAAAGAGAAGGCCCTGCCATGTACATTAAAGCTGATTTGTTTCCTGCAAACGAGTCTATTAGCAAAGAAGATGCTACCGACATTTCGTTTTCAGACAATACGTTTGATATAGTAATTGCCAACCACGTTTTAGAACATATTCCTGATTATGAGAAGGCGTTAAGGGAAATTTGGAGAGTGCTTAAACCGGGAGGTACTGCGATTTTGCAGACCCCTTTTTCAAATGTGCTAAAGAATAATTTTGAAGACGCGGGTATTAATACCCCGACCTTGCGGTCGTATTTTTATGCCCAGCATGATCACGTACGTGTATTTGGTAAAGTTCAGTTATTCAGGTCGATGAAAAAAGCTGGATTCATTTTTCGGATTGCCCACCATAATGACCTGTTTCGTAGTGAAGAGGCCTATTACTATGGGGTAAATGCCTTCGAAGACTTACTGAGGCTTGTAAAGCCGGAAAAATAA
- a CDS encoding inositol monophosphatase, producing the protein MNIDQFLVKVKSAIQKNLEGVIALRDRRSLKDDLSYVTDGDLFVQSLILDILKEESKVTIVTEESQAEVSHKEEEGFIVVIDPIDGTENFTSGLAEWGVSIACFLDYQHVGSLLGCPELNLWLKTGDNVERFNSRIRGLSSSLTLDELVKATQGHEYRILGCCVYNMINVIRGSFLSFENPKGANSWDILAGLNLALENNLIVEVDDKPYTGEYLQANRKYRFRVEHR; encoded by the coding sequence ATGAATATTGATCAGTTTCTTGTTAAAGTTAAATCAGCAATTCAGAAAAATCTGGAAGGTGTAATTGCGCTAAGAGACCGAAGATCGCTTAAAGATGATTTAAGTTATGTTACCGATGGCGATTTATTTGTTCAATCTCTTATTCTAGATATTCTAAAGGAGGAATCAAAGGTAACGATTGTAACAGAGGAAAGTCAAGCAGAGGTAAGCCACAAAGAGGAGGAGGGGTTTATTGTTGTAATTGATCCAATTGATGGAACAGAAAATTTTACCTCAGGATTAGCCGAATGGGGGGTTTCGATTGCCTGCTTTTTGGATTACCAGCATGTCGGCTCACTTCTTGGTTGCCCTGAGTTGAACCTTTGGCTTAAGACGGGTGATAACGTTGAAAGGTTTAACTCCAGAATCCGGGGTTTATCTAGCTCCTTAACATTGGACGAACTTGTTAAAGCAACACAGGGTCACGAGTACAGAATCTTGGGTTGTTGCGTTTACAACATGATCAATGTAATTCGCGGATCGTTTTTATCTTTCGAAAATCCAAAAGGCGCAAATAGCTGGGATATCTTGGCAGGACTTAATTTAGCGTTAGAGAATAATTTAATAGTAGAAGTTGATGACAAGCCGTATACTGGAGAATATCTTCAGGCAAATAGAAAGTACCGATTCCGCGTGGAGCACCGATAA
- a CDS encoding N-acetylneuraminate synthase family protein has product MTSRILENIFRQIESTDSAWSTDNVFIIGKGPSIDELEGFELPPGLVININDSEKIIQGHIGVFSANWVRHSLKEHGFKCCYYLAGKPLPVQVPHDLVLPIPLEIDSEELILYRFGMEEYYDEGFVLLNALKICRQLSSHFKKKLNIYLLGFDFSTAKGEVSKNLGVDYAKESEPDRELVVHSQEYDYLQLVKFFQDNPVLHLLHVGNKEYSKLTTSQFKEKFSSRIAIPAKAETEPKRVPENTVLIVAELTNNHLGDTQRLVEMVERAKEAGADLIKIQKRDVDTFYSAEKLSSYYWSPFGKTLGDYRKGVELDEEKLEILDKTCRSLKIDWFCSVLDFPSFEIIRKFNPKLIKIPSTISNHHEFHQQVARAYNGPIVISTGYTDQRYEDYVLETFAGNEKIYLLHCVSAYPTPLHDCNVSVVRHYAELAKKYPSLIPGYSSHDIGSFGSMLAVASGAKMIEKHVKLGDVNWVHFDKVALDLKTDTFKKFVKDIRSTELALGSPVKRVLPSEHHKYEVVNPKRV; this is encoded by the coding sequence ATGACAAGCCGTATACTGGAGAATATCTTCAGGCAAATAGAAAGTACCGATTCCGCGTGGAGCACCGATAATGTATTCATTATCGGTAAAGGCCCAAGCATAGATGAACTGGAAGGTTTTGAACTACCACCCGGTTTAGTTATTAATATTAACGATTCTGAAAAGATCATTCAGGGGCATATTGGAGTTTTTAGCGCTAACTGGGTTCGTCACAGCCTAAAAGAACACGGGTTTAAATGTTGTTATTACCTTGCAGGAAAACCACTACCTGTTCAGGTTCCGCATGATTTGGTTTTACCTATCCCGCTTGAAATTGATTCGGAAGAATTGATTCTTTATCGTTTTGGAATGGAGGAGTATTATGATGAAGGATTTGTTTTGCTTAATGCCCTTAAAATATGCCGGCAACTCTCCAGTCACTTTAAGAAGAAATTGAATATTTACCTGCTAGGATTTGATTTCTCAACAGCTAAAGGTGAAGTTAGTAAAAACCTTGGAGTTGATTATGCGAAAGAATCAGAGCCCGACAGGGAATTGGTAGTTCATTCGCAAGAATATGATTACCTGCAATTGGTGAAGTTCTTTCAGGATAATCCGGTACTTCATCTTTTACATGTGGGCAATAAGGAATATAGTAAATTGACAACTTCCCAGTTCAAAGAAAAATTCTCCTCGAGAATTGCAATACCTGCAAAAGCAGAAACTGAGCCGAAGCGAGTACCCGAGAATACCGTATTGATTGTGGCTGAACTAACCAATAATCACCTAGGTGATACCCAGCGATTAGTGGAAATGGTTGAACGGGCAAAGGAGGCCGGGGCCGACTTGATAAAAATTCAGAAACGTGATGTGGATACATTTTATTCGGCTGAGAAATTAAGCAGTTATTATTGGTCTCCTTTTGGTAAAACTCTGGGCGATTATCGGAAAGGAGTTGAACTGGATGAAGAAAAATTAGAAATTCTAGATAAGACCTGTCGGTCATTGAAGATTGACTGGTTCTGTTCGGTACTCGATTTTCCTTCATTTGAAATAATCAGGAAGTTTAACCCTAAGTTGATAAAAATACCCTCAACAATATCCAATCATCATGAATTTCACCAACAAGTTGCCCGTGCTTATAATGGACCCATCGTAATATCGACAGGGTATACCGATCAGCGGTATGAGGATTATGTGCTAGAAACTTTTGCAGGTAATGAAAAAATTTACTTGCTTCATTGCGTTTCAGCATACCCAACCCCTCTTCACGATTGTAACGTTTCAGTTGTTAGGCACTATGCGGAGCTGGCCAAAAAGTACCCATCACTTATTCCTGGGTATTCAAGTCACGATATTGGATCGTTTGGTTCTATGCTCGCTGTGGCCAGTGGAGCAAAAATGATTGAAAAGCACGTAAAACTGGGAGATGTGAACTGGGTGCACTTTGATAAAGTAGCCCTTGATTTGAAAACGGATACCTTTAAAAAGTTTGTTAAAGACATCCGAAGCACTGAACTGGCGCTTGGCTCACCTGTTAAGAGGGTGCTTCCTTCCGAACATCATAAATATGAGGTGGTAAATCCTAAAAGGGTTTAA
- a CDS encoding acylneuraminate cytidylyltransferase family protein — translation MKRKIKALIPVRSGSLRVENKNIRPFCGSTLLEIRVRQLLSLSFLDGVVVSSNDSEMLRIARSMGAETHQRDPYFASNTVSMSEVYENMASAMQCDDILYALVTTPLVRSESFNKAFELYHTLPKEYDSITTVADVKEFLILNGKPFNYDGKKIPRSQDLPDIMKLTFCISILPRDIMIEKKSCLGKSPYFFRLPQEESIDIDTPFDFKVAELLYGHFFINNQ, via the coding sequence ATGAAACGAAAAATTAAGGCATTGATTCCGGTGCGTTCAGGCTCGTTGCGTGTTGAAAATAAAAATATCAGGCCTTTTTGCGGAAGTACCTTGCTTGAAATCAGGGTAAGGCAATTGCTGTCTTTATCGTTTTTGGATGGCGTTGTTGTAAGTTCAAACGATTCAGAAATGCTCCGAATTGCCCGCTCAATGGGGGCAGAAACGCATCAACGTGATCCCTATTTCGCATCGAATACGGTGTCAATGAGTGAAGTGTACGAGAACATGGCATCAGCCATGCAGTGCGATGATATACTTTACGCACTGGTTACTACACCACTGGTTAGATCCGAATCTTTTAATAAGGCGTTTGAGCTGTACCATACATTGCCGAAAGAGTATGATTCAATTACCACCGTAGCTGATGTGAAGGAGTTCCTTATATTGAACGGTAAACCCTTTAATTATGATGGAAAAAAAATACCTCGTTCTCAGGACTTGCCTGATATTATGAAGCTTACATTTTGTATTTCTATCTTGCCCAGGGATATAATGATTGAGAAAAAAAGTTGTTTAGGCAAAAGTCCGTATTTCTTCCGTTTGCCGCAGGAAGAATCCATTGATATTGACACGCCTTTTGATTTTAAAGTGGCCGAATTACTTTACGGCCATTTTTTCATTAATAATCAGTGA
- a CDS encoding FkbM family methyltransferase: MLKQFVNSLFGFFGLKLSRLNRARKYLPKPTIDNVEIVACLLALTDKEITLVQVGACDGVTSDSVYPYLKSGRIRGYLIEPSTVNFEKLEIFYKGIKNVTLIKAAVAESNENRLLYTIKDEGRWQNNGWARQLASFYKDHLLKHGIHENEIQAESTTCLTLKSVIEIYGIDTLDILLIDTEGYDGEIVKMALESGLNPPFIAFENAQLVQNYSQEQLDSLYNILASCKYVWTHDRINTLAIRKDFLKG; the protein is encoded by the coding sequence ATGCTGAAGCAATTCGTTAACAGTTTGTTTGGTTTTTTCGGATTGAAACTTTCCCGGCTTAATCGTGCACGCAAGTATCTGCCTAAACCAACAATTGACAATGTGGAGATTGTAGCCTGCTTATTGGCACTTACTGATAAAGAGATCACCCTTGTTCAGGTAGGTGCTTGTGATGGTGTTACCAGCGATTCTGTTTATCCTTATTTAAAATCAGGGAGAATTCGTGGATACCTCATAGAACCGTCAACTGTGAATTTCGAAAAACTTGAGATATTTTATAAGGGCATAAAGAATGTAACATTGATAAAGGCGGCTGTAGCCGAAAGTAACGAAAACAGGTTACTTTATACCATTAAAGATGAAGGGCGATGGCAAAACAATGGATGGGCCCGTCAGTTAGCATCCTTTTATAAGGACCATCTCTTAAAACATGGTATTCATGAGAATGAAATTCAGGCTGAAAGTACCACTTGTCTCACATTGAAATCAGTTATCGAGATTTATGGAATTGACACTTTAGATATTTTGCTTATTGATACTGAAGGATATGATGGCGAGATTGTTAAAATGGCCCTGGAGAGTGGATTAAATCCGCCCTTCATTGCATTTGAAAATGCACAACTTGTGCAAAATTATTCGCAGGAACAATTAGACTCATTGTATAACATACTTGCATCATGCAAGTATGTTTGGACGCATGATCGCATTAATACTCTGGCCATCCGGAAAGATTTTTTAAAGGGGTAA
- a CDS encoding glycosyltransferase family 29 protein: MDFIIKLFRFVYGLLLFSIFRRTINLERLLLGKRVAIIGAANSAFHTGKGEYIDGFDVVIRVNKAPLLLKQGEWKEDIGTKADILFHSFYENERSGGGPLNLALYDSLNIRYLINPISEFSGYRVIFNFYKKYLLTRTVFTLPRKLFKKIKSDLGTYKPTIGFCALYAVLHTNFSELYITGFTFFRTAFGEGYRNEMREPGQVREFIKSAGLHDPELELAVFSALLHKNRKKRIVLDSSLSEIVKSAE; this comes from the coding sequence ATGGATTTTATTATTAAACTTTTCCGTTTTGTTTATGGCCTTTTGCTTTTTTCTATTTTTAGGCGCACAATTAACCTGGAAAGGCTGTTACTTGGTAAGCGAGTTGCCATTATTGGAGCTGCAAACTCAGCCTTCCACACAGGTAAAGGTGAATACATTGATGGTTTTGATGTAGTAATCAGAGTGAATAAGGCTCCCTTATTGTTAAAACAAGGTGAATGGAAAGAGGATATCGGCACAAAAGCGGACATTTTGTTCCATAGCTTTTACGAAAATGAGAGAAGCGGTGGCGGGCCGTTAAACCTTGCGCTTTATGATTCACTAAATATCCGATACTTGATAAATCCAATTTCAGAATTCAGTGGTTATCGGGTGATCTTTAATTTTTATAAAAAGTATTTATTGACCAGAACTGTTTTCACATTGCCCAGGAAACTATTTAAGAAAATAAAATCTGATTTGGGTACATATAAGCCTACTATTGGGTTTTGCGCCCTTTACGCGGTACTTCATACCAATTTTTCCGAATTGTATATTACAGGCTTTACATTCTTTAGAACTGCTTTCGGAGAAGGATATAGAAATGAAATGAGAGAGCCTGGCCAGGTCAGAGAATTTATAAAATCAGCAGGTTTACATGATCCCGAACTTGAACTTGCGGTATTCAGCGCGCTTTTGCATAAAAATAGAAAAAAGCGAATTGTGCTTGATAGTAGTCTATCTGAAATCGTGAAATCAGCAGAATAA